One part of the uncultured Bacteroides sp. genome encodes these proteins:
- a CDS encoding DUF4294 domain-containing protein, with translation MEACVYQGDTIPFVQLRNIYVYPPLKFNSQKEWRDYYRLVYNVKKVLPLSIMIHNTIIETYEYLQTLPTEKERKAHVKRVEKGLKEQYTAQFKKLSYSQGKLLIKLIDRECNQSSYEIIKAFMGSFKAGFYQTFASLFGASLKKEYDSIKDDSLTERVITLAANGQI, from the coding sequence GTGGAAGCCTGCGTATATCAAGGGGATACTATTCCTTTTGTACAACTTCGTAATATATATGTGTATCCTCCCTTAAAATTCAACTCTCAAAAAGAATGGCGTGATTATTACCGATTGGTTTATAATGTAAAAAAAGTACTCCCACTTTCAATAATGATCCATAATACTATTATTGAAACATACGAATACTTACAAACTTTACCAACTGAAAAAGAGAGGAAAGCACATGTGAAAAGAGTGGAAAAAGGTTTGAAAGAACAGTATACCGCTCAATTCAAGAAATTATCATATTCTCAGGGTAAACTGCTCATTAAACTTATTGACAGGGAATGCAACCAGTCTTCTTATGAAATTATTAAAGCTTTTATGGGTAGTTTCAAAGCAGGATTCTATCAGACTTTTGCAAGTTTATTCGGAGCAAGTCTAAAGAAAGAATATGATTCAATTAAAGATGATTCGTTAACCGAAAGAGTTATCACTTTAGCTGCTAACGGTCAAATTTAA
- the sulP gene encoding sulfate permease, producing MKTFEFRPKLFDALKNYSKETFLSDLMAGIIVGIVALPLAIAFGIASGVSPEKGIITAIIAGFIISFMGGSKVQIGGPTGAFIVIIYGIIQQYGEKGLLVATIMAGVLLILLGVFKLGTIIKFIPYPIVVGFTSGIALTIFTTQIKDLFGLSMHIVPADFISKWIAYFQNFISISLWPTVVGLLSILIIIYTPKFSKKIPGSLVAIVLLTVLAYILKTYAGITSIETIGDRFTINASLPHAQVPDMSWEVIKALFPTAITIAVLGAIESLLSATVADGVTGDKHNSNQELIAQGAANLITPLFGGIPATGAIARTMTNINNGGKSPVAGLIHAVVLLLILVCLGPLTKHIPMACLAGVLVIVAYNMSEWRTFRQLLKNPKSDIAVLLITFFLTVIFDLTVAIEVGIVIACLLFMRRVAETTNISIITDEIDPSAGLDIAINEEPLTIPEGVEVYEINGPYFFGIANKFEEQMVQMDDRAKIRIIRMRKVPFIDSTGIHNLANLCRMSKKEGSQIILSGVNEKVHAVLEKSGFNDLLGKENICSHINIALDRAKEILSK from the coding sequence ATGAAAACATTTGAATTCAGACCAAAGCTTTTCGATGCTTTGAAAAATTACTCAAAGGAGACGTTCCTTTCTGATTTAATGGCCGGAATTATTGTCGGCATCGTTGCTCTTCCTCTGGCTATCGCATTCGGTATTGCCTCAGGTGTTTCACCTGAAAAAGGTATTATCACAGCAATCATTGCCGGTTTCATTATTTCGTTTATGGGCGGAAGCAAAGTTCAGATTGGTGGACCTACAGGAGCTTTTATTGTCATTATATATGGCATTATCCAACAATATGGAGAAAAAGGGTTGCTTGTTGCAACTATTATGGCCGGAGTTTTATTAATACTGCTGGGAGTATTTAAATTAGGTACAATTATTAAATTCATTCCCTACCCAATTGTAGTAGGATTTACCAGTGGTATTGCACTGACTATTTTCACTACTCAGATAAAGGATTTATTTGGATTATCAATGCACATTGTTCCTGCCGACTTTATTTCTAAATGGATTGCATATTTCCAGAATTTCATCTCAATAAGTTTATGGCCAACAGTTGTAGGATTGCTTAGTATTCTTATTATTATTTATACTCCTAAGTTTTCAAAAAAAATTCCAGGATCACTTGTTGCAATTGTTCTACTAACTGTTTTAGCATATATCCTGAAAACATACGCAGGCATAACTTCAATAGAAACTATTGGCGACCGTTTTACTATCAATGCTTCGCTACCTCACGCTCAGGTTCCTGATATGTCTTGGGAAGTAATTAAGGCACTTTTCCCAACTGCAATAACAATTGCTGTTTTGGGTGCTATTGAATCATTACTTTCAGCAACTGTTGCCGATGGTGTTACCGGAGATAAGCATAATTCCAATCAGGAATTAATAGCTCAGGGTGCTGCCAACCTTATAACTCCATTATTTGGAGGTATCCCTGCAACAGGAGCTATAGCACGTACAATGACCAATATTAATAATGGTGGCAAGTCTCCTGTGGCCGGATTGATTCATGCTGTGGTACTTTTACTTATCTTAGTTTGTCTTGGTCCACTTACCAAACATATTCCTATGGCTTGCCTTGCCGGAGTATTGGTGATAGTGGCTTATAATATGAGTGAATGGAGAACATTCCGCCAGCTGTTGAAAAACCCAAAATCGGATATAGCTGTATTGCTTATAACATTCTTTCTGACTGTTATCTTCGATTTAACAGTAGCTATTGAGGTAGGAATTGTTATCGCATGCTTATTGTTTATGAGACGTGTAGCTGAAACTACAAACATTTCGATTATTACAGATGAGATAGACCCAAGTGCCGGACTGGATATTGCAATAAACGAAGAACCTTTAACCATTCCTGAAGGAGTTGAGGTGTATGAAATTAATGGACCTTACTTCTTTGGTATTGCAAATAAGTTCGAGGAACAAATGGTTCAGATGGACGACCGGGCAAAAATACGTATTATCCGTATGCGTAAAGTTCCGTTTATTGATTCAACCGGTATTCATAACCTTGCAAACCTTTGCCGTATGTCAAAGAAAGAAGGAAGTCAGATTATTCTTTCAGGTGTAAACGAAAAGGTACATGCAGTTCTTGAAAAATCGGGCTTCAATGACTTATTAGGAAAAGAGAATATTTGTAGCCACATTAATATTGCTTTAGACAGAGCTAAAGAGATATTAAGCAAATAA
- a CDS encoding radical SAM protein, whose protein sequence is MPTVIFPSPIFGPVHSRRLGVSLGINLLPSDGKVCSFDCIYCECGVNAERRPNQPLPTREEVRTELEKKLKDMQANGPSPDVLTFAGNGEPTAHPHFPEIIDDTIELRNRYFPKAKVSVLSNSTFINRPKVFEALMKVDNNILKLDTVSVDYIKMVDRPNGNYDLDAIIDRLKAFKGHVIIQTMFMKGTCYGEDVNNTGDEYVLPWLEVVKSIAPSQVMIYTIDRATPDKYLVKATRQELNRILDLLKSNGISATASY, encoded by the coding sequence ATGCCGACTGTTATTTTTCCGTCACCAATTTTCGGCCCTGTTCATTCTCGTCGTCTTGGTGTTTCTTTGGGAATAAATCTATTGCCTTCCGATGGGAAGGTTTGCTCTTTCGATTGTATTTATTGTGAATGCGGAGTTAACGCTGAGCGACGTCCTAATCAGCCTCTGCCTACCCGGGAAGAGGTACGTACAGAATTAGAAAAGAAACTAAAAGATATGCAAGCAAATGGCCCATCACCCGATGTGCTTACCTTTGCAGGAAACGGAGAACCTACTGCTCATCCTCATTTTCCGGAAATTATAGATGATACAATCGAATTGCGAAACCGTTATTTCCCCAAAGCTAAAGTGAGCGTGCTTAGTAATTCTACATTTATCAATCGTCCGAAGGTTTTTGAAGCACTGATGAAGGTTGACAATAATATATTGAAACTCGATACCGTAAGTGTGGATTATATAAAAATGGTTGATCGTCCGAACGGGAATTATGACCTGGATGCAATTATTGACCGCTTAAAGGCATTTAAAGGGCATGTAATCATTCAAACTATGTTTATGAAAGGAACATGTTATGGCGAGGATGTTAATAACACAGGAGACGAATATGTACTTCCCTGGCTTGAAGTGGTGAAATCAATAGCGCCTTCTCAAGTGATGATCTATACAATTGACAGAGCTACGCCGGATAAATATCTGGTTAAAGCAACTCGTCAGGAACTTAATCGTATTCTTGATTTGCTTAAAAGCAATGGCATTTCTGCCACTGCTTCATATTAA
- the nadA gene encoding quinolinate synthase NadA produces MYKEEWLKKGFADESVDKSIDLKAAIDSLRKEKNAVILAHYYQTGDIQDIADYVGDSLALAQWAAKTEADIIVLCGVHFMGETAKILCPDKKVLVPDLNAGCSLADSCPADKFAQFVKEHPDHTVISYVNTTAAVKAVTDIVVTSTNAKQIVESFPKDEKLIFGPDRNLGNYINSVTNRNMLLWDGACHVHEQFSVEKIVELKKQYPDALILAHPECKSAVLALADFVGSTAAILKYAVKSDKKNFIVSTESGIIHEMRKQCPEKNFIPAPPIDSTCGCNECNFMRLNTLEKLYNCLKYEWPTIEVDEAVAKEAVKPIKRMLEVSEKLGL; encoded by the coding sequence ATGTATAAAGAAGAATGGTTGAAAAAAGGATTTGCAGATGAATCAGTCGATAAGTCGATAGATTTAAAAGCTGCTATTGATTCTTTACGAAAAGAAAAGAATGCTGTAATTCTGGCTCACTATTACCAGACAGGCGATATACAAGATATAGCTGATTATGTAGGAGACAGTTTGGCTCTTGCTCAATGGGCTGCAAAAACGGAAGCAGATATAATAGTTCTTTGTGGAGTTCATTTCATGGGCGAAACAGCAAAGATACTTTGTCCTGATAAGAAAGTATTGGTACCTGACTTAAATGCTGGCTGTTCACTTGCTGATAGCTGTCCGGCTGATAAGTTTGCACAGTTTGTGAAAGAACACCCTGATCACACGGTTATATCTTATGTTAATACTACAGCTGCTGTAAAAGCTGTAACAGACATTGTGGTAACTTCTACTAATGCAAAACAAATCGTTGAAAGTTTCCCTAAAGATGAGAAATTAATCTTTGGTCCTGATAGGAATCTGGGTAATTATATTAATTCAGTTACTAATAGAAATATGTTGTTATGGGATGGTGCTTGTCATGTTCATGAACAATTCTCTGTTGAAAAGATTGTGGAGTTGAAGAAACAATATCCGGATGCTTTGATTTTAGCTCATCCTGAATGTAAAAGTGCTGTTCTAGCTCTTGCAGATTTTGTAGGATCTACAGCTGCAATATTAAAATATGCTGTTAAATCTGATAAGAAGAACTTTATTGTATCTACAGAATCAGGTATTATTCATGAAATGCGTAAGCAATGCCCTGAAAAGAACTTTATTCCGGCTCCTCCAATCGATAGTACCTGTGGTTGTAACGAATGTAACTTCATGCGTTTAAACACGCTGGAGAAGCTTTATAATTGCTTGAAATACGAATGGCCAACTATTGAAGTGGATGAAGCTGTAGCAAAAGAAGCAGTTAAACCAATAAAAAGAATGCTTGAGGTATCAGAAAAATTAGGTTTGTAG
- a CDS encoding two-component regulator propeller domain-containing protein encodes MKKIIFSLLYFLITSVTSAQMAIGEWQAHLAYNNVTQTAPAGNLIYAVSDGALFSYNTEDQSISLFNKVNLLSDTGISYIKYSSIHNTLIIVYKNSNIDLFTNESIYNIPDFMNKTMSQDKTLNSINIVGDYAYFSTNFGILILNLKKKEITNTYVLNKKVYSSVVKDNVIYAATADGLYSGKLTDNLLDANNWVLSNAIAFNQLAIFDNKIIGNQPKNGIYSFDNNSLELTSIIGGNFSYMEVFDNKLIAGNGNSIAIFDHFNSVKYMDLDDNFNHLSYIKSNDLYWGSNGNKGLNGYKLNNNKLEKTVSSIIPESPKRNLPYYMTFTNNRLLICGGGMDYDRLNNPGTIMMMEDNKWYNFQEEGIKEVTGLDYKDITSVIQDPNNPEHHFASSGGEGVYEFMNRKLVKLYSINNSTLQTIFPNESYKLNYVRTNGLQYDKNHNLWVLNSYVDSVINVLKDDGKWISFYHPELIGKPTFERIIFDKRGWAWITSMRYEPGVFCFNTNGTLEDTSDDKTKFIGSFINQDGTNLGRLKILSIVEDKDGAIWIGTEKGPIVIYNPTNFFDDDFYCTQIKVPRNDGTNLADFLLSNERINAICIDGGNRKWIGTESNGIFLLSEDGLETIHHFTTENSPLLSNKIQSLALNPKIGELFIGTDQGLISYMSDATEGENTFSETAHAFPNPVKPDYTGLITITGLIRDSNVKITDINGNLIFAGNSVGGQFTWNGRNSKGRKVASGVYLVLAADVEGKEGIATKILIIK; translated from the coding sequence ATGAAAAAAATAATTTTTAGTCTTCTATATTTCCTAATAACATCAGTTACATCAGCTCAAATGGCAATAGGAGAGTGGCAAGCTCACCTGGCCTATAATAATGTAACTCAAACTGCACCTGCAGGCAATTTAATATATGCTGTTAGCGATGGTGCTTTGTTTTCTTATAATACAGAAGATCAAAGCATCAGTTTATTTAATAAAGTCAATTTATTAAGTGATACCGGCATTAGTTATATTAAATATAGCAGTATACACAATACTCTTATCATTGTCTATAAAAACTCCAATATAGACCTTTTTACAAACGAAAGTATATATAATATTCCTGACTTCATGAATAAAACCATGAGTCAGGATAAAACACTTAACAGTATAAATATTGTAGGTGACTATGCTTACTTCTCAACTAATTTTGGCATTCTTATTCTAAACCTGAAGAAAAAAGAAATAACCAATACATATGTCTTAAATAAGAAAGTATACTCTTCTGTTGTTAAGGACAATGTAATCTATGCTGCAACAGCAGATGGTTTATACTCTGGTAAACTAACTGATAACTTATTAGATGCTAATAATTGGGTACTTTCTAATGCAATCGCATTTAATCAACTAGCTATATTTGATAATAAGATTATAGGAAATCAACCAAAAAATGGGATATATTCTTTTGATAACAACTCACTTGAATTAACTAGTATAATTGGTGGAAACTTCTCATACATGGAAGTCTTCGATAATAAACTTATTGCTGGTAATGGTAATTCAATAGCTATATTTGATCATTTCAATTCTGTAAAATACATGGATTTAGATGATAATTTCAACCATTTATCTTACATAAAAAGCAATGATTTATATTGGGGTAGTAATGGTAATAAAGGTTTGAATGGTTATAAACTAAACAATAATAAATTAGAAAAAACAGTTTCTTCAATCATACCCGAAAGTCCCAAAAGAAACCTTCCATACTATATGACATTTACCAATAACAGATTATTGATATGCGGGGGAGGAATGGATTATGACCGGCTAAATAATCCTGGTACTATAATGATGATGGAAGATAATAAATGGTATAATTTCCAGGAAGAAGGAATTAAAGAAGTCACTGGATTAGATTATAAAGATATAACTTCCGTTATTCAAGATCCTAATAATCCAGAACATCACTTTGCATCTTCTGGAGGAGAAGGAGTATATGAATTTATGAACAGGAAGTTAGTTAAGCTTTATAGCATAAACAATAGTACTCTGCAAACTATTTTTCCAAATGAATCATACAAATTAAATTATGTAAGAACAAACGGATTGCAATATGATAAGAATCACAATCTGTGGGTACTGAATTCGTATGTAGATAGTGTTATCAATGTTTTAAAAGACGATGGAAAATGGATTAGTTTTTATCATCCTGAATTGATAGGAAAACCTACTTTCGAAAGAATTATCTTTGATAAAAGAGGCTGGGCATGGATTACTTCTATGAGATATGAACCTGGAGTATTTTGTTTTAATACAAACGGTACTTTAGAAGACACCAGCGACGATAAAACTAAGTTTATAGGTTCCTTTATTAACCAAGATGGGACTAACTTAGGAAGACTTAAAATACTATCTATTGTTGAAGATAAAGATGGGGCAATATGGATAGGAACAGAAAAAGGTCCTATAGTTATTTATAATCCTACTAATTTTTTCGATGATGATTTTTATTGTACCCAAATAAAAGTACCCAGAAACGATGGAACTAATCTGGCAGACTTTCTTTTATCAAATGAAAGGATTAATGCTATTTGTATAGATGGTGGCAATCGAAAATGGATAGGTACTGAAAGTAATGGTATATTTTTATTGAGTGAAGATGGACTTGAAACTATCCATCACTTTACAACTGAGAATAGTCCATTGTTATCGAATAAGATTCAATCATTAGCATTAAATCCAAAAATAGGAGAGTTATTTATCGGAACAGATCAAGGACTTATTTCTTACATGAGTGATGCAACAGAAGGAGAAAATACCTTCTCTGAAACCGCACATGCATTTCCTAATCCGGTTAAACCAGATTATACCGGCTTAATTACTATTACAGGTCTTATACGTGATAGTAATGTAAAAATAACAGATATTAATGGAAATCTTATTTTTGCTGGAAATTCAGTAGGCGGACAGTTTACCTGGAATGGAAGAAACTCTAAAGGCAGGAAAGTAGCCTCAGGTGTATATCTTGTTTTAGCTGCAGATGTCGAAGGAAAAGAAGGTATTGCAACTAAAATTCTTATCATTAAATAA
- a CDS encoding rubrerythrin, which produces MAKSIKGTQTEKNLMQSFAGESQARMRYTYFASAAKKEGFEQIAAIFTETAEQEKEHAKRMFKYLEGGMVEINASFPAGVIGRTIDNLQAAAAGEYEEWSSLYPEFADIAEKEGFYEIAAMYRNISVAEKAHEERYRAFVKNIETASVFAKEGEVLWQCRNCGYIHVGKEAPEVCPACLHPQAHFEVKKENY; this is translated from the coding sequence ATGGCTAAAAGTATTAAAGGCACACAAACGGAGAAGAACTTAATGCAATCATTTGCTGGTGAATCTCAGGCAAGAATGCGTTACACTTATTTTGCTAGCGCTGCAAAAAAAGAAGGATTTGAGCAAATAGCTGCTATTTTTACTGAAACAGCAGAACAGGAAAAAGAACATGCAAAACGTATGTTCAAGTATCTGGAAGGAGGTATGGTAGAAATTAATGCAAGTTTCCCTGCAGGAGTTATTGGCCGTACAATCGATAATTTACAAGCTGCCGCCGCCGGTGAATATGAAGAATGGTCTTCACTTTATCCTGAATTTGCTGATATTGCTGAGAAAGAAGGCTTTTATGAAATAGCAGCAATGTATCGTAATATCTCTGTTGCAGAAAAAGCTCACGAAGAAAGATATCGTGCTTTCGTGAAGAATATCGAAACAGCTTCAGTTTTTGCTAAAGAAGGAGAAGTGTTATGGCAATGCCGTAATTGTGGTTATATCCATGTTGGTAAAGAAGCTCCTGAAGTTTGCCCGGCTTGTTTACATCCACAAGCTCATTTTGAGGTAAAGAAAGAAAATTATTAA
- a CDS encoding helix-hairpin-helix domain-containing protein: protein MRLNNGRVYLITLLISLFSLPLCAQTETTSEWEDVTEQLAMDNDDEEKDWTNNLEDLAYLKDNPLNLNKITKEQLELFPFLTDQQIEHLLYYLYVSGPMKTIYELQMVEDFDRQTIQYLLPFVYVGGVEEKSYLLRWKDILKYGKHELLTRLDIPLYRKEGYRNHSDSLLTENVNKQFIGNSYYNNLRYGFHYKDLLFLGVTAEKDAGEPFLRSVNNLGYDYCSFYFLAHNIGKFRTVALGNYRLSFGQGLVINSDCSLGKSSAIATMGYKSTGIKKHSSTDEYNYFRGLAATYQENDFSFTGFYSYRNLDGIVNDGILNSIKSDGLHRIPREIERKNVANIQLMGGNVGYSHKNLNMGFTGVYYFFDKNYIQDPKPYNYYYLKGQEFFNLGMDYKYRWNKVYFYGETAIGKGGGIASLNTVSFSPLAGYQLLLMQRYYAKDYRALYARSVSEGSSVQNENGYYLGIEAKPVKYWKFFAYTDFFHFPWIKYGVDKPSSGFDGLIQATYMPKTNLTILFRYRYKVKDKNYTPDRSDTKEVRPYIQQKARYQVGYLLQDNLSVKLTADWVWVNPKGVKPNHGFMLLQNFSYKLKEFPLRFDVYYGMFDTNDYAALITSYERGMLYAFSMPSFYGKGVRFAVNARYDFNRNLMIMAKFGQTRYTDRGEIGSGLETIYGNTKSDINLQLRWKF, encoded by the coding sequence ATGAGATTAAATAATGGAAGAGTATATCTTATAACTCTGTTAATATCTCTGTTTAGTTTGCCTCTTTGTGCTCAGACCGAAACAACGTCGGAGTGGGAGGATGTTACTGAACAATTAGCAATGGATAATGATGATGAAGAGAAAGACTGGACAAATAACCTGGAAGATTTGGCTTATTTGAAAGATAATCCTTTAAATCTAAATAAGATAACTAAAGAGCAACTGGAACTATTTCCCTTCTTAACCGATCAACAAATAGAACATTTACTCTATTATCTTTATGTTTCGGGTCCGATGAAGACTATTTATGAACTGCAGATGGTGGAGGATTTTGATAGACAGACTATCCAGTATCTACTTCCTTTTGTTTATGTTGGAGGGGTTGAAGAGAAAAGTTATTTGTTACGTTGGAAAGATATTCTGAAATATGGAAAACATGAGTTATTAACTCGTTTAGATATTCCTTTATATCGTAAGGAAGGGTATCGTAATCACTCTGATAGTTTATTAACAGAGAATGTTAATAAGCAGTTCATAGGTAATTCTTACTACAATAACCTTCGATATGGATTTCATTATAAAGACTTGTTATTCTTAGGGGTTACAGCAGAGAAGGATGCAGGAGAGCCTTTTTTACGATCGGTTAATAACTTGGGATATGATTATTGTTCATTTTACTTTTTGGCACATAATATTGGTAAGTTCAGGACAGTTGCCTTAGGTAATTATCGGTTGAGTTTTGGACAAGGGTTAGTTATTAACAGTGATTGTTCATTAGGTAAAAGTTCTGCTATCGCTACTATGGGATATAAATCTACAGGAATAAAAAAACACTCTTCAACTGATGAGTATAACTACTTTCGGGGATTGGCTGCTACCTATCAGGAAAATGATTTTTCATTCACCGGTTTTTATTCATATAGAAATTTGGATGGAATAGTAAACGATGGAATTCTTAATTCTATTAAAAGCGATGGATTACATCGTATTCCACGTGAGATTGAACGGAAGAATGTGGCCAACATTCAACTGATGGGTGGAAATGTTGGTTATTCACATAAAAATCTGAATATGGGTTTCACCGGAGTTTATTACTTCTTTGATAAAAACTATATTCAGGATCCTAAACCTTATAATTACTATTATTTAAAAGGACAGGAATTCTTTAATCTGGGTATGGATTATAAATACAGATGGAACAAAGTTTATTTCTATGGTGAAACAGCAATTGGAAAGGGTGGAGGTATAGCTTCTCTTAACACAGTTAGCTTTTCTCCGTTGGCAGGTTACCAGCTTCTTTTGATGCAAAGATATTATGCAAAAGATTATCGGGCCTTGTATGCCCGTTCTGTTTCTGAAGGAAGCAGTGTGCAAAACGAAAACGGATATTATTTAGGAATTGAAGCCAAACCTGTAAAATATTGGAAATTTTTTGCTTATACTGATTTCTTTCATTTTCCCTGGATAAAGTATGGAGTTGATAAGCCATCATCCGGTTTTGATGGTTTAATACAGGCAACTTATATGCCTAAAACAAATTTGACAATACTATTTCGCTATCGTTACAAAGTAAAAGATAAGAATTATACTCCAGATAGATCGGATACAAAAGAGGTACGTCCGTATATTCAGCAGAAAGCTCGCTATCAGGTGGGCTATTTATTGCAAGATAATTTATCAGTTAAGCTAACGGCCGACTGGGTTTGGGTTAATCCTAAAGGAGTAAAACCAAACCATGGATTTATGCTTCTTCAAAACTTCTCTTACAAGCTTAAAGAGTTTCCACTTCGGTTTGATGTTTATTACGGTATGTTCGATACTAATGATTATGCTGCACTAATAACTTCCTACGAGCGTGGTATGCTTTACGCTTTTTCCATGCCATCTTTCTATGGGAAAGGAGTTCGTTTCGCGGTTAATGCCAGGTATGATTTCAACAGAAATCTAATGATTATGGCCAAGTTTGGACAAACAAGATATACAGATCGGGGTGAGATTGGTTCGGGATTAGAAACTATATACGGCAATACAAAATCGGATATCAATCTTCAGTTGCGTTGGAAGTTTTAA
- a CDS encoding RNA methyltransferase yields the protein MRKLKITELNRINADEFKEAKKLPLIVVLDEIRSLHNIGSVFRTSDAFRVESIYLCGITATPPHPELHKTALGAEFTVDWKYFKNTQDAVNKLKSDGYIVYSIEQAEGSTMLNDLILDQTRKYAIVMGNEVKGVQQEVIDNSDGCIEIPQYGTKHSLNVSVTTGIVIWDFFNKLKFDR from the coding sequence ATGCGCAAACTAAAGATTACGGAACTTAACCGAATAAATGCAGATGAATTTAAAGAAGCAAAGAAACTCCCATTAATAGTAGTTCTAGATGAAATACGTAGTTTACATAATATAGGTTCAGTATTTCGCACTTCCGATGCATTTAGGGTTGAATCAATTTATTTGTGTGGAATAACTGCTACTCCTCCGCACCCGGAATTACATAAAACAGCTTTAGGAGCAGAATTTACTGTTGATTGGAAATACTTCAAGAATACACAGGATGCTGTTAATAAGTTGAAAAGTGATGGATATATTGTTTATTCTATAGAACAAGCTGAAGGCAGTACAATGTTGAATGATCTGATATTGGACCAAACCAGGAAATACGCAATTGTTATGGGCAATGAAGTAAAAGGAGTTCAGCAAGAGGTTATTGATAACAGCGATGGTTGCATTGAAATTCCCCAATATGGAACTAAACATTCATTAAATGTATCAGTTACAACAGGTATTGTTATATGGGATTTCTTTAATAAACTTAAATTTGACCGTTAG